The Paralichthys olivaceus isolate ysfri-2021 chromosome 2, ASM2471397v2, whole genome shotgun sequence genomic interval TCTACGTCTCTGTGTGTAGATCCCTGATCTCAAGATGCCACGTGGCATTGCCGTGGACTGGGTGGCAGGGAACTTGTACTGGACTGACTCTGGAAGAGATGTTATTGAAGTTGCCCAGATAAGTGGAGGACACCACCGCAAAACCCTCATCTCTGGGATGATCGATGAGCCATATGCCATTGTGGTCGACCCCCAGAGAGGGTGAGTTGGGCTGCAGTtcaatgagagaaaaagaaaccacAAGAATGCTAATGCAGGTTTGATTGTGATGGCAACAGTGATGAATGGAGCACTTACATTTTGTCCAATAGGAAAATGTACTGGGCAGACTGGGGGAACCACCCGAAGATTGAAACAGCTGCTATGGACGGAACCATGAGAGAGACGCTGGTGGAGGAAAACATCCAGTGGCCGActggtaaaacacacacactcatacatcagtgtttcttcccattaattatctagactggCGCGTATATATTCATGAACCAACATTGTTTTGCACTTCTCATGATAACATATACGATTCTTGGTGTTATGCCCCATTGCTACATTGTGTCGCTGTGTGCAGTGAGATTTGCAGCGTCCTCGCTTGTGATATTGTTATCTTCCATAAAGttgtcagacctcatagtttcatcTGCAGAGCACCTGTCATGCAATGTAGTTCCCTCTCTTGCGCAAGAACTTTTACTCTTCTTTAGTCTCTGTACCTTTTCTCAGAATCTGTTGTGCATGAGAGCGGACTACCACCACGGATTTTatgaattctgtgggaaacgttatatattatatctccTCACCCAAATCATGTGTTACTTACTGGAGTAGGaagtgtgattttctttttaaatccatACTAATACATTGTATTGTTTGTACAGGTCTGGCAGTGGACTACTTTAATGAGCGTCTGTACTGGGCCGACGCCAAACTCTCCCAGATCTGCAGCGTGAGGTTTAACGGCAGCGACGCAGTTGTGGCTGCAAACAGCATTAAGAACAGTTGAGtgacacatgctcacacagtTTGTGCATTAATCCATTATAATCTTTCTCAGTCGGGACTCTGACATAATGTTATATGTCTCCTACACAGAACTCCGTCATCCCTTCAGCATCGATGTGTTTGAAGACTACGTCTATGGCGTCACGTACATAAACAACTACGTCTTCAGAGTGAATAAATTCGGCAAAGGTCCCATTGAGAACCTGACAACTGGAATGAACCATGCTACAGATATAGTTTTGTACCACCGCTACAAACAACCTGAGAGTgagtaaaaagacaaaacacaaaaccctgAACATCAACGCACACTaaagcaaacacagtgagaaAGGTATACCTGTAGCAGGGGCTTAGTTATCCTGATTTCTAACTGTGATTCTCTGTGTCCTTGTCAGTTACAAACCCCTGCGACAGGAAGAAATGTGAGTGGCTGTGTCTGCTGAGCCCCAGTGGACCCGTCTGCACCTGTCCCAACGGACGCACGCTGGACAATGGCACATGCGTGGAGCTGCCCACTCCCACACTGTCTCCTATCTGTGAgtgaacacattcacacatacaacaacacacacacactgagatttAAATCATGACTGAAAAACTCTCCACTTACTCCACAGCTCCTCCTAGTGGTCCCTGCTTGGTCCAGTGTATGAACGGTGGCAGCTGTTTCCTGAACGCCCACAAGCAACCGAAGTGTCGCTGTCAGCCTAATTACGGAGGCGAACAATGTGAGATCGACCAGTGTAGAGACTACTGCAAGAATGGAGGCACATGCGCACCTTCCCCTACAGGTACGATTTGGACATTGCAAGCTGGTTATGGCAGTTTTTTTCCACTGGAGCAGTAAACAATAACATTGTCACTAAATAAAGCAATGTGAGTCTGAGTCAAAACTCACTGaatttgtttctgttctctctctgcttcccttCTCTCTATATTTCCATccttccacaggttctcctaCTTGTCGATGCCCGACAGGCTTCACTGGGCCAAACTGTAACCTGCACACATGTAAGGATTATTGTAAGAATGGAGGCAACTGCACCGTCAGTGCCGGAAACCAGCCAACCTGCCGCTGTCCTGATGACTTCTTGGGCGACCAGTGCCAGTACAGTGAGTGTTCCCAGACTGTAGAGGAGTTTAATGTTTACATACTTCCTCTGACCATTCAGCGATACCACACGAAAATCATAATCCAACCTTAATCTTAATTATATTCATGTGTTGCAACTTAAAGCTTTAGTTGACTTCAAAATATTATTGTTTATGTGTCAAGTTAGAAATGACTGCTTCATTGATTGTGTACAAGTATAagtgtattgttttgtttagtaAAATTATAAAATTGGATCACGCTTACAGCTTAAAGATTTTAAGCTGGTTGGGAAGCACTTccatatttatatgtgtgtgtctgtgtgtgaacaggaagcTGTGAAGGCCACTGCCTGAACAAAGGTACATGTCTACTAAGTGAAAATGGCGCCAAGCTCTGCCGCTGTCTGCCCCAGTACAGCGGCAGCACATGTGAAATCGACAAGTGTCACTATTGTCGTGACGGCGAGTGCATCCCCAGCAACAGTTTTGCTTCAACAGGGGAGTTTGCCTGCCGGTAAGAAAACtcgacagacacaaacaatgagACCTACACATGTAAAGTTTTCTTGTCTTTCTCATTGTtgctcacatttttttttcatcttcgATAGCTGCACAAACGGCAGAGTCCAGCCCAGCTGCTACACATGTGATACTAATGAGTACTGTGCGAATGGCCAGTGCTCTATAAACCTCATCACTCGCCTTCCAGAGTGCAGGTCAGGAGCAGACTGTGttcatctgtgtttgatttCACTCTGAGTGTAACCGCTCACACATATTTCTCTATTTCCTTTCTTGCAGATGTTCACCAGGCTGGGCAGGGCATCGCTGTGAGTCTGTGGCCCACAGTGACAGTGGCTCAGGCTCAGACGGACGTAAGTGGACACTGCAGTGACATCAGTCAACAGGGTTGTTTTTACTATTACTATGTCAGTTcttcatgctgtgtgtgtgtgtgtgtgtgtgtgtgtgtgtgtgtgtgtgtgtgtgtgtgtgtgtgtgtgtgtgtgtgtgtgtgtgtgtgtgtgtgtgtatgtgtgtgtgtgtgtaggcacaGCCTCCATAGTGATCCCTGTGCTGCTCCtgttgctgctggtgctgctggctGGAGGAGCGTTGTTCTGgtacaggaggaggatgagagggtgagtcacagaggaacacacacatcaggagaCCGTGCTGACTTCTTTTGGCCTTTTGCAtcccctctttccctccctcttttaCTTCCCTCTTGCCTTTCCTCAGTCTgcacttttcctctcctctctgtaatGGCAtctcttctgctcctcaggTCTAGCCGGCCCGGCAAAACCGGTTCCAGACGCTTGCGGTAACGGTTGCCAGGGTTACACTTTTCCCTCCATGCCAACATTCAGTTTTGCATCCtgacgctctctctctctcagatgcTTTCTGTCGTTCTCTCACTCATGAGTCGTGGTCGCTGTGCAGTGTTTGGTCCTGTGGTGAATGTCGCGTCATTCTCACTGATGTTCATGGGAGCTGCAGCTTGTCATGCTCCCgcagtgtttctcttttttaaatgaattgcCCTCCTCTGAGCAGCTCTGAGGCAGATCTATTATAAAGATGCATTGAATAGATCTGTCCGTGCTGCAGATCTCTCATACTGGTGTCCTTCATTGTGTGCTACGTTGTACTGTACTGTGCTGTGGGATGTATTGTGGTAGTGTCTCTCATAGTTGAGACATGGGACAGTGCAACAGCATTCTTCCAAGCTCAGATTGGAAAATGCTGTTTGAAATGTCCAGCATTTACTCAGAGGTAGATGCAGATATTTACATTGTAGAGGATCTGTTGTGGGGTGATGTGAGCAGTCTGTACATGAACAGTCCCATGACCAGGCTCACTGTGTCTGGGTCTGTCCTGGGCTACATGAATGCTGGGTTTGTGTAGGTGTCTGTGCTGTTGCTTAGATCCCTCAGCCTGGATGGTGGTGAGAGCCATGCAATGCCTCGTCCCTCCCTCTGTAATGTGGCTGTGTCCCTGCTTGCCCTGTTAAGGCTCCTATAAGTTTAAATAAGAAACAAATGTGTGACTGTGCCGTTGATATTTTCTGTAGGGCAAAGGGCTTCCAGCACCAGAGGATGACCAACGGTGCCATGAATGTTGAGATTGGAAACCCTGCCTACAAGATCTATGAGGGTGAGCCTGATGATGATGCCGGGGAACTGCTAGACGCAGACTTCACGCTGGACCCAGACAAGGTAGAGACaactgtacatacagtatatatacagtggggaaggaagtaaaataaaaaaagtaaaataccaAATCAATAGGCAAAATTCCGTCCCACAATTcattgcagcagcaacatttggaaagtttattttgttgtaattttaataatatCAGTTTTGATGCTACTTCCTGTCCCCACtgtataaactgaaaacatattttcttagGTGTTATTTTGCTTTGAACAGGAAACTTTACCATTACTGTAGGTGAACAGTGAGCTTATCACTGTACTGTGTGTTCTGTACATATCTtctgttataaataaagttgattttgaaaataaaatcgTATTTTCTCCACACTGTTCTCCTTTCTTAACTTCTTACAGCTTCTCCTTCGCAGCTTTCCTTGACCCCGTGACCTTTTTCATGGGGGTCAAGGAATAGTGATTAGGAAAGAAgttcttcaccagtgatgctgctgcaggagggggGGTCTAATTttacctgcctgctctgattaGATCAGTGGACCAGTCGTCCTCTCGTCGttgattacttttaaaaatataaaaatcatgtGACgcaataatgtaaaatgtagtggagtagaaagaaCAGATATGTAGCGTggagtaaaaatgaaaagtacctgaaaataaatctacaaaagtaaattacagaatcatgaaaaatgtgcttcagtacagtaatgaagtaaatgtactttgctACATCCCATCCctgtatatatgtaaatatatatactttataccCACGTACCGTAACCTCCTGCACTTTATGCTATAACTAACGGATGATTTTTGATTATTTCCAGCCCACTAACTTCACAAACCCAGTATATGCCACTCTGTACATGGGGGGTCACAACAGCCGCAACTCTCTGGCCAGCACAGACGAGAAGAAGGAGTTGCTATCACGTGGGGATGAGGAACCCCTCGTGGACCCACTGTCATAGACTGTCCATCGGCCTGGATCATGCCATTCCAAACACACCCCTCTTCTTgccttttaaagaaaaatgaaacaaaaaaattgacaaaaaagagtgagagaaaattGATAAAAACGTGTGAACACtgtataaaatgtacaaaaatgaaggACTACTTTTGTATGTGATTGCAGTAttatattttgttcttttgaGATTCCTCTGGTCAAAAATGAGTAACATTTTCTATGAGAGATTTTTAATTTACACTTTGTCCCTTACCCTTTACCTAAATAGCCACTACCTCTGtgcaaaatgaaatggaaacatggaaatcAGAAGAAAAGATGCTATCATTGAAGcaattttaactttttatttttgtatgaattgtatagaaaagaaaaaaacattgttccATTTCACCAGTGccaactgtttgtttgtgttgacttTGAGCGGGAAAAGGCAAAACTCAAAGTTTTCTAAATCGGTACATATGTTTGTCTGGCTGAGTTTTCTCAGCGAGGTGGTGAGACAGATTTGTGATCGCACCGTTTGTGTATAGCACATGTTAAATGTCAGTACCAGATGGCAACTACAGTATTTCCacatcactcttttttttttctcagagaacaaTGCTCATGAAATGATTGTGTTGTCTTCCTTGCACAGAATATCATGTTTTACGGTAAAGTGTATACTGTGGGCTTTATACCATGAGATGTAAAgcaggtgtttgttttttaatcacattgTACGACAGTTGGAGCTCACCTGTTGCTGAAACGAGAGGGTGAGAAACGCTTTGATGTGCGCTTATGCAGAATGATGAAGTTGGTCACACGTTAAACATTCCAGGCAAAGTGGTGGATGGAGATCGCAGATgtttaaagagacagaaaggatGGATGCTCTCATGGGTGCGGTGTTAGCTGGGGGAGGCCATAGCTGAGACTTACAAGCTGTTTGTTCCAGGGTCTCCCTCCAGAAGGAAAAGGAGGCTGCAGTTATGGTGAAATAGTTGGAAAACTTTGATTGAGAATCAAATCCTCCAGTCCATTActttgttaaaaaacaaaaacacacagatagtGTCTGTCTGGCTTTTTGCGTAGATTTATCTTTCTACCTTTAGAGGATCAAAGTCTGTTTGACCAGTTTTGTAAAGACTTAGTCTTACTTGCATTACTTTCATTGGGTCCTCAGCATCTGTTTTGAAATGAGCTCTGTCTGATCTCTcatgctctgctctgctgctgctaatgCTACCATTCTGGTTGCTCTGACACATCCTTACACTCAGCCTCTGCCCGAAAAATGCTGCTTCTGTCAGAAAATGTGTCAGCCATATCTTAATGCATGAGAACAGTAACACCGATCGTTAATGTAACTACAAtaacaactttttattttgcttacCTGTCAGCAAGTGTTATTTTATGCTGTTGTAtatgttttgtctttaattGAGAAAGAAGTACAATCATTTTACCTAAAGAACATTTTTGCAAAATCATACATGCattttcagaattttttttgattagtcctttttttttaatgaaaaatgacaCATAGCTTTTATAGTACACGATGCATGGAGGCTCAGACTTTCTTCTGTAAAGagaataatgtttaatttttgcTGGAGTACTTTACAAACTAAATAACAGatattgttataaataaaattttGAAAATTGTGGAGAAAACAAGCCAGTGTGTTTTGTTCACAGCCTGTTGTATTTCTCATGACACTGTAGTGTAGAATATCAGATTGTGTGCTGTCGATATTTACATTCATGTCGAAATTAATGGTTTTCAAAAAATTTTTAGCAGAGCATTTAACAGAATAGATCTTATtgtaaatacaatttgaaaattatagagaaaaataatgaatgttGTGCATCATGTTCACATCCTGTGCAGATAAACAGAAGAATACAGCGATGAGTCGGTGTGTAGTACTTTAATCAGCTCTTAGGTGAACAATAAATCAGATTATATGCACTGTGcatataaaattaaatgaatacattGAAGTGTCATTCTTACACTCTTTATCCTTCAaagaaaatcatatttaaaacatgcagATATCATGTTACTGAACAATTCAATCTAAAGCTCAATCTCAAAGGAACGCTAAATGATTATTTGAAAAACTACAATTAACagcatataatataataacactTATTGCTGGTTttacaaaatcaaataaatcaaagatCAATCATCTGGATTTCTGAAGGACTTCCTGCATGTTAAATTAAGAATCTGCTTCAGAGTTCACTTGATGCCTTTAGCCTTCAGCTCCTCTTTCACTCTGATCAGGTAAGCAGGATCAGGATAACCAAACCTGTGGAAAGAGAATGTACAAGGTTTAAAACAGTAGTTCTTTCACAGTAGTTCATTAAGCTGCTTacagacatgcactaaactccGAATAAAGGGGAtagaggctgtatgtgagaacgcgtgaggagtttctcctgccagctgCCAAACAATGTCCGAATGActcaaaaatgaagaaaagaaaaaacgaataatacaaatattgacTGATGAAAAAGCTGTGCCATATacatagaagacacagaaaaGACGTCAAGAGACCTTTTGGTAATAAGAGCCAACaccggtgttgatgtgctctaaaaaaaaaaacagatggacCGACATTCTGCAGAGTTCATGTCTCAAAACTGGCTTTAGACTGGACACTGAAAGAGTACACTAAAAGAAGAAGTAAGAGATTTGACTACTGTACCCCTGTGGTCCTCCTGACAGGGAGGTTTTGTGGTGAATGTCATTCCAGGTCACCTGGTTCTCCAACCCGGTCGTTCTGGAAGTCCCAACAGTGAAAATGAGCTTCTGGTCAAATGCTTTCTTCAACAGGTGCAGCACTTCTCTGCCCTCGCTGTTGTCTGGCAGATATGCTTCTCTGTTAACACCAGTGTAAGTTTGCCCAGGATTGGGATGTCTTTTCTGCAAAGGAGAGAGAATAAGATAATAAAAGTAAGACATAAtggaaatcatcatcatcatgcaattaaaagacaaaattaatgcatttaaatgaaGGTATTTACCGTCTGTTTCCCACTTGGAATATCATAGGTGATGACTATAGTGCCACAGTGTGGGAATCCTTTGAGGGATGACACCTTACTCTTCCAGGTCATTTTTCCATCTGGCTGGTTTCCCTCTACCACACCGAAGACATCTTTACACACAGGACAGACTGGCCCCGTGTTCTTCTTTGCTTCTTCCAGGCATTCCTTACAAAACTCATGTTTACACTTCAGCTGGACCTTATTGTTGAACTTATCTATGCATATGGGGCAGTTTACGTCTTTGTCGTCTCCTGCAGCCGCTGCCCCTCCTCTGGGTTCTTCAGTGTCGCCCCTGCTGTATCCTGGCGGCCCATTCGACACAGCTCCACCGGATGCCCCCTCTGGCTGATAATCATTAGTCTTGGGAGAGCTCTTGAACCCACTGACACCATAGCGTTTGGTTAACCCCTGGGCTGATGTGCTGATTCTCTGGTACAGACGAAGGAGAGCCCTGACAGCATGGCTCtccattgatttgttttgtttggatctTCTTGAACGAGCTTTGATATTCACTTGTCCTTGACCGAGGCCTGATTCTTTAAAGTCCACATCAAATTTAGCTTTCAGCTTAGCTACTTGGTCATTGAAGGAGGTAGTCATCAGCCCCCAGACGCTCTCTTCAATGTTTACTCCAGTGTAGACGAGAGGGTCGTTGATGCTCATGCCAATCGTCTGTGGCTCTTCAACAGAGGGTTTGGAGTAAGTTAAGGTTTTCTGTATTGTAGTACTGAGAGACTTGCTGATGGCATCTTGACTTTCGCCTGGCCCACATACCATTATTTCATTAGAGTACATCGTAAGGAAAGCcttgttctcttttttctggAGGACTTTCAGCATGTCCTCCCATGCCTCTGGAGAAATGTTCTTGAGAGGGAAGTTAAAGCCTTCGGATTCAGTGGCGGTTGTCTGGATGAGGTTTTGGAACTCATCGTAAGCTTTGTGTATGTTTCCATATTTCTGGCATGGTGCAAGTTTTACCGTCATTTGTGCGGCAATTTGGACTCCATTCTCTTTCTCTATACGATCGATTTTCTCCTTGTAGATGTGGTTCACATACCAGTAATGGCCAATTGGGACATAACAAGTGAATGTCTTCTCTTCAGCTGCAGAAGCTGCAACTGAGCTGCTAAACTCACTTTGTTCCTGCTGTTGCCCTGGCTCctggataaaaacacaatgtgttACTTTGGTCAAAAAGAATAGTTTGACATCCTTAActacacatacatacattttgcaGGTCTGGCACAGATGGTGAAGGGAGTTTCATTGGAGCATTATTTGGCACTTTTGTCTCTGGAGGACTCACTGACACTAGAGTGACTATTTTCTTGTTTCTGGTGGTCAGTGTTTGTCCCTCAGCTTCCAGCAGCTTtgtcaaaactgaaaaagaagacAAATTAATTTGCCTCCTAAcaagataaaagaaaacaactgaattttaaaaaaaacacaacaagtaTGCTGCTTGAAGTGCATGAAAGTGTAGTTAATATAAAATGTTAGTACTGGTTGTGAGAGCTAATTTGAATTTAGAAACTCAGTCAT includes:
- the dtx3lb.2 gene encoding E3 ubiquitin-protein ligase DTX3L, which translates into the protein MSAADTEELMDTSEYVKVPGPADVDMMTETQSQDEVQQVIFIKWEEAIQPQRYKVELTKALQSWANKYDIGADFDVVKASDDEASIKIKPASVLTKLLEAEGQTLTTRNKKIVTLVSVSPPETKVPNNAPMKLPSPSVPDLQNEPGQQQEQSEFSSSVAASAAEEKTFTCYVPIGHYWYVNHIYKEKIDRIEKENGVQIAAQMTVKLAPCQKYGNIHKAYDEFQNLIQTTATESEGFNFPLKNISPEAWEDMLKVLQKKENKAFLTMYSNEIMVCGPGESQDAISKSLSTTIQKTLTYSKPSVEEPQTIGMSINDPLVYTGVNIEESVWGLMTTSFNDQVAKLKAKFDVDFKESGLGQGQVNIKARSRRSKQNKSMESHAVRALLRLYQRISTSAQGLTKRYGVSGFKSSPKTNDYQPEGASGGAVSNGPPGYSRGDTEEPRGGAAAAGDDKDVNCPICIDKFNNKVQLKCKHEFCKECLEEAKKNTGPVCPVCKDVFGVVEGNQPDGKMTWKSKVSSLKGFPHCGTIVITYDIPSGKQTKRHPNPGQTYTGVNREAYLPDNSEGREVLHLLKKAFDQKLIFTVGTSRTTGLENQVTWNDIHHKTSLSGGPQGFGYPDPAYLIRVKEELKAKGIK